The following are encoded in a window of Armatimonas rosea genomic DNA:
- a CDS encoding clan AA aspartic protease: protein MRGAVQNLQACLTVRLILPSGHQVGLEFVVDTGFEGALALPLETIAQLKLPFELELDSVLADGNAVPTPVHSATILWQNKQIDVAILGLGERPLLGTALLADYRLTVDFFESGQVTVLPITV, encoded by the coding sequence ATGAGGGGAGCCGTTCAAAACCTGCAAGCCTGCCTTACGGTGCGTCTGATTCTTCCTAGTGGCCATCAAGTTGGCTTGGAGTTCGTTGTAGACACCGGCTTTGAGGGAGCACTTGCGCTTCCTTTGGAGACGATAGCACAACTTAAGTTGCCATTTGAGCTAGAGCTAGACTCGGTTCTTGCCGATGGTAACGCCGTTCCCACGCCCGTTCACAGTGCGACTATACTCTGGCAAAACAAACAAATAGATGTCGCCATCCTTGGACTAGGGGAGCGCCCTCTGCTTGGTACGGCGCTTTTGGCAGACTATCGCCTCACTGTGGATTTCTTCGAGAGTGGCCAGGTGACCGTTCTTCCCATCACTGTCTAG
- a CDS encoding Rrf2 family transcriptional regulator, whose amino-acid sequence MRIASRFAIGIHILALMEVYPEVEATSDLMAASIGVNAVIVRNVTGMLRRAGLVRTRQGVAGAQLAKPLHEITLLEVYRAVHAVEEADLFALHEKPHPACLVGNNIQKTLEGVFTEAQQAMETRLAQTSMAQVVTQLRVVAAQRAA is encoded by the coding sequence ATGCGTATTGCCAGCCGGTTTGCCATTGGAATCCATATCCTAGCCCTCATGGAGGTCTACCCTGAGGTCGAGGCCACCTCGGACTTAATGGCGGCTAGCATCGGGGTCAATGCGGTGATCGTCCGCAATGTCACCGGGATGCTACGCCGAGCCGGGCTCGTCCGCACCCGACAAGGGGTTGCAGGGGCCCAGCTTGCCAAGCCGCTCCACGAGATCACGCTCCTGGAGGTCTATCGCGCCGTCCACGCAGTGGAGGAAGCGGACCTGTTTGCGCTCCATGAGAAGCCCCACCCGGCTTGCCTGGTGGGCAACAACATCCAGAAAACCCTGGAGGGAGTCTTCACCGAGGCGCAGCAAGCCATGGAAACGCGGCTCGCCCAGACCAGCATGGCCCAGGTTGTCACGCAGCTAAGAGTCGTCGCCGCGCAACGCGCGGCATAA
- a CDS encoding VOC family protein, whose amino-acid sequence MTVNHLNIVVGDMARSLAFYVGLLGMRQTFDILLEGEWIEDVTGCPQAKAHCVFVMPDGGGCRLELLQYLTPEGTALAPNSLPNTPGLRHFALEVDDLDAWYEKLRGAGTVFVSPPVTVPFRIVEGIQKRLCYCHDPDGVIVELCAHLRS is encoded by the coding sequence ATGACCGTCAACCACCTCAATATCGTGGTCGGGGACATGGCGCGCTCCCTGGCGTTCTATGTGGGGCTCCTCGGGATGCGCCAGACCTTCGACATTCTTCTGGAGGGAGAGTGGATCGAGGACGTTACCGGCTGCCCCCAGGCCAAGGCGCACTGTGTCTTCGTGATGCCCGACGGCGGGGGCTGCCGCCTAGAGCTCTTGCAGTACCTCACCCCGGAGGGCACCGCGCTCGCGCCGAATTCCCTCCCCAACACGCCCGGCCTGCGCCACTTTGCTCTGGAAGTAGACGACCTCGATGCCTGGTACGAAAAGCTCCGGGGTGCGGGGACTGTCTTTGTCTCCCCGCCGGTGACCGTCCCCTTTCGCATTGTCGAGGGGATCCAGAAGCGCCTCTGCTACTGCCACGACCCCGACGGGGTGATTGTCGAGCTGTGTGCACACTTGCGTAGCTAA
- a CDS encoding YaaA family protein, translated as MQILLPPSEGKTSPAKGKPLDGDTLPLPSLQEPRRQVLEALTTLCAGDPELARTTLGLTPGQSDELLRNQGLWTAPTAPAWQVYTGVLYGQLDAPSLTAAQRRWLSERVLIASALFGFVGLSEPIPAYRLSGDTSLPGVGALAGFWRTHLVPLLEATSGLVIDLRSGTYVKLAPLTPALAERTVAVRVLQKMPSGPPKLITHFNKATKGRIVRELALQRKTLRTASELAQLVTALDADVTVVAPAKKGPLLLDIVVDSPFHG; from the coding sequence ATGCAGATCCTACTCCCGCCCTCAGAAGGCAAGACCAGCCCCGCCAAGGGCAAGCCGCTCGACGGGGATACCCTGCCTCTTCCATCCCTCCAGGAGCCCCGTCGCCAGGTTCTGGAGGCCCTGACCACGCTCTGCGCCGGCGACCCGGAGCTCGCGCGCACCACTCTAGGGCTGACACCGGGCCAGAGCGATGAGCTCCTGCGCAACCAGGGGCTCTGGACGGCTCCCACGGCTCCGGCCTGGCAGGTCTATACCGGAGTGCTCTACGGCCAGCTCGATGCGCCCTCCCTGACCGCTGCGCAGCGGCGCTGGCTCAGCGAGCGGGTCTTGATCGCCAGTGCGCTCTTTGGGTTTGTCGGGCTCTCCGAGCCGATCCCGGCGTACCGGCTCTCCGGGGACACGAGCCTGCCGGGTGTCGGAGCACTGGCGGGGTTCTGGCGCACGCACCTCGTCCCGCTTCTGGAAGCGACCTCGGGGCTCGTGATCGACCTGCGCTCGGGGACCTATGTCAAGCTCGCGCCCCTGACGCCGGCGCTGGCAGAGCGTACCGTGGCCGTCCGCGTGCTCCAGAAGATGCCCTCGGGGCCTCCGAAGCTCATCACGCACTTCAATAAAGCCACCAAGGGGCGGATCGTGCGTGAGCTTGCACTCCAGCGAAAGACCCTCCGAACCGCCTCGGAGCTTGCACAGCTCGTCACTGCCTTGGATGCCGATGTGACTGTGGTTGCCCCTGCGAAGAAAGGCCCCCTGCTCCTCGATATTGTCGTCGATAGCCCGTTTCACGGGTAG
- a CDS encoding Gfo/Idh/MocA family oxidoreductase — MRKALLVGAGGMGQAWAKNLVAHADQVAFAGWVDIRDGAAAAAAEKHALSGLWTGTELEKAIAEVQPDFVVDVTIPEAHHHVTLTALAHGIPVIGEKPMAHSMEAARAMVAASERAGKLYMVSQSRRYDNRIRAYRRLIEKTCGPLGILNADFYIGAHFGGFRDEMDHVLLLDMAIHTFDQARYLSGADPVAVYAEEFNPAWSWYKGAASATCLFEMANGLRFTYRGSWCAEGLHTSWECEWRASGATGTALWDGHSTVKGAKVTGTEGFHYATEPTDEPILEEVAGGIAGSLEDFLHALETGATPMGECHDNIKSLAMVFAAVESATTGKRVTI, encoded by the coding sequence GTGAGAAAGGCGCTCTTGGTCGGGGCGGGCGGGATGGGGCAGGCGTGGGCCAAGAACCTCGTCGCCCACGCCGATCAGGTCGCCTTTGCCGGCTGGGTGGATATCCGCGATGGTGCTGCCGCTGCCGCCGCGGAGAAGCACGCGCTCTCGGGGCTCTGGACGGGCACCGAGCTAGAGAAGGCCATCGCGGAGGTTCAGCCCGACTTTGTCGTGGATGTCACTATCCCGGAGGCCCACCACCATGTCACCCTCACCGCGCTGGCACACGGCATCCCGGTGATTGGCGAGAAGCCGATGGCGCACTCGATGGAGGCGGCACGGGCGATGGTGGCAGCGAGTGAGAGGGCGGGCAAGCTCTACATGGTGAGCCAGTCCCGCCGCTACGACAACCGCATCCGCGCCTACCGTCGGCTGATCGAGAAGACCTGCGGCCCGCTAGGAATCCTCAACGCCGACTTCTATATCGGGGCACACTTTGGGGGCTTCCGCGACGAGATGGACCATGTCTTGCTTCTGGACATGGCGATCCATACGTTTGATCAGGCACGCTATCTCTCCGGAGCCGATCCGGTGGCGGTCTATGCCGAGGAGTTCAATCCCGCTTGGTCCTGGTACAAAGGGGCGGCATCGGCGACCTGCCTCTTCGAGATGGCCAATGGCCTGCGCTTTACCTACCGCGGCTCCTGGTGCGCGGAGGGCCTGCACACCAGCTGGGAGTGCGAGTGGCGCGCCAGCGGAGCAACCGGGACAGCGCTCTGGGACGGCCACAGCACCGTAAAGGGCGCCAAAGTGACCGGCACCGAGGGCTTCCACTACGCCACGGAGCCCACCGACGAGCCCATTCTTGAGGAAGTTGCGGGCGGAATCGCGGGGAGCCTTGAGGACTTCCTACACGCGCTCGAAACCGGAGCCACCCCCATGGGCGAGTGCCACGACAATATCAAGAGCCTCGCGATGGTCTTCGCCGCGGTCGAGTCTGCCACCACCGGCAAGCGCGTCACGATCTAA
- a CDS encoding SDR family oxidoreductase, with the protein MSIALTGATGQLGRLVLNLLKTKVPTDQLIALARSTAKAADLGVAVREADYAQPETLAAALHGVETLLLISSSEIGQRVAQHQNVIAAAKQAGVQRIVYTSVLHADSSPLSLAVEHHATEQALEASGLAYTILRNGWYTENYTASIPGALAGGAFLGSAGDGKISSAPRTDYAEAAAVVLTSAGHEGKTYELAGDNAYTLSELAAELSRQTGKDIPYTNLPEADYAAILVSVGLPEGLAQLFAHFDVAASTGALFDTSRQLSALLGRPTTPLAAVVAAALSAM; encoded by the coding sequence ATGAGTATCGCCCTCACCGGCGCGACCGGACAGCTCGGTCGCCTCGTCCTCAACCTCCTCAAGACCAAGGTCCCCACCGACCAGCTCATCGCCCTGGCTCGCTCCACAGCCAAGGCCGCCGATCTAGGGGTCGCCGTGCGCGAGGCGGACTACGCCCAGCCCGAGACCCTAGCGGCTGCGCTCCACGGGGTAGAGACGCTCCTGCTGATCTCCTCCAGTGAGATAGGACAGCGCGTGGCACAGCACCAGAATGTGATCGCGGCGGCCAAGCAGGCCGGTGTCCAGCGGATTGTCTACACCAGCGTCCTTCATGCAGACAGCTCCCCTCTCAGCCTGGCGGTGGAGCACCACGCGACCGAGCAGGCCCTAGAGGCATCCGGGCTTGCCTACACAATCCTGCGTAACGGCTGGTACACCGAGAACTACACCGCCTCGATCCCCGGTGCCCTGGCAGGGGGCGCGTTTCTGGGCAGTGCGGGCGATGGGAAGATCTCCTCAGCCCCCCGTACCGACTACGCCGAGGCCGCTGCGGTGGTGCTGACAAGCGCCGGGCACGAGGGCAAGACCTACGAGCTGGCCGGAGACAATGCCTACACCCTGAGTGAGCTGGCCGCCGAGCTCTCCCGCCAGACCGGCAAGGACATCCCCTACACCAACCTCCCCGAGGCAGACTACGCGGCCATCCTGGTAAGTGTCGGCCTGCCCGAGGGGCTGGCGCAGCTCTTTGCGCACTTCGATGTCGCCGCCTCCACCGGAGCGCTCTTTGACACGAGCCGCCAGCTCTCCGCCCTCCTGGGCCGTCCCACAACACCGCTCGCGGCGGTCGTGGCAGCGGCACTGTCGGCGATGTAG
- the smc gene encoding chromosome segregation protein SMC, translated as MRLKRLTLHGFKTFADKTEIEFVPGVTCIVGPNGSGKSNLLDALVWCLGEQKASNLRATNARDVIFAGSSKRKPMGMAEVTLTVDNEDRFLPLDFSEVTVTRRIYRNGDSEFLLNKVACRLKDIADLFTDTGVGRGAYAIVNQSEIDGILSAKPEDRRELFEEAAGIKKYRVKKREAQRKLENTELNLIRVRDILGELSTQVEPLREQAEVALRHRELTERLRAVEVGQLAADYKRYKDELAELEKTAEDAKKEAEELGVEVGELEASAAGLGLRISEAESQMDAARIRQQLTMTQVERLESRIALAEERKTSARRTLESLATDLETLDSDKLRLATEAETLKTEAKTAEAGLAEKTKVLAEHEGVAREAEKALGELSRMLAGQEADYLALARKLAAQKAERDSLRERIARRKEEIVEAEARAATRQAEVEAARAEAEKLGEALLAAKVAQDDARRQLTDEREPAAKKAAEEVAALGERRANHEKKLAGQESRLRVLEETEAMQEGYFAGVRAALNAASEGKLKGEFTLFADAIKVPEELETAIEVALGGSLQDIVTDTEANAKAAIRHLNETRGGRATFLPLDALRDQQIPQSLRAAARKFSGVRGSAADLVAYDDKLGAAVRVHLARVLVVDDIDTATQVSRQIERDWARIVTLTGELVVPTGAITGGRTGRQGPNLLSRKREIAELHLAVDAGRLETDRLRERETAARAAADTARQAVREAEQAVQRAREAVLDAERRVQSKNNEAERLQKEALQLQTRAGQLVNSGEADASREATLSAAIEDADRTDESAVATREELSRRQAALTVRRDEARDQARTIATEAASLRERVVGLTRDSKRAEEGALRATITADERRRRAAEAENVIAVEEAEAVQRAAEREVARKSLEEAGAEVEKWRERRQALVNENFQLTERIRLVQRTIGFATERGQQARLRAARVETQAEAVGQRLQDEYDLHPDSAVALTGGAPVEKDVAQEIGRLRREIRALGTVNLGAVEEYERVSERYRFLTEQKADLESAKAKLLSTITEIDDSTRGVFAETFDKVNVAFQKFFTRLFGGGSTDLVMTDPSDVLETGIEILAQPPGKKRQNLSLLSGGERALTATALLFAFLEVRPAPFCVLDEVDAPLDGANVEKFADLVAEFGQESQFILITHNATTMEAAPLWYGVTMQEPGVSRGISMRVPESTPTPSEPAEAPLE; from the coding sequence ATGCGGCTCAAGCGGCTCACCCTTCATGGCTTTAAGACCTTCGCGGACAAGACGGAGATTGAGTTTGTCCCCGGTGTGACCTGTATTGTCGGGCCAAATGGGTCGGGCAAGTCGAATCTGCTGGATGCTCTGGTCTGGTGCCTGGGGGAGCAAAAGGCGTCGAATCTCCGTGCCACCAATGCACGCGATGTCATCTTCGCGGGCTCGTCCAAGCGCAAGCCGATGGGGATGGCGGAGGTCACGCTGACGGTGGACAACGAGGACCGTTTCCTCCCGCTGGACTTCTCCGAGGTGACGGTCACGCGCCGCATCTACCGCAATGGCGATAGCGAGTTCTTGCTCAATAAAGTCGCCTGCCGCCTCAAAGATATCGCGGATTTGTTTACGGACACGGGGGTGGGCAGGGGAGCCTATGCCATTGTCAACCAGAGCGAGATCGACGGGATTCTCTCCGCCAAGCCCGAGGACCGGCGCGAGCTCTTTGAAGAGGCGGCGGGAATTAAGAAGTACCGGGTCAAGAAGCGCGAGGCGCAGCGCAAGCTGGAGAACACCGAGCTTAATCTGATCCGTGTCCGCGATATTTTAGGGGAGCTCAGCACCCAGGTCGAGCCGCTCCGGGAGCAGGCCGAGGTCGCGCTGCGGCATAGGGAGCTCACGGAGCGCCTACGCGCGGTCGAGGTGGGGCAGCTCGCGGCGGACTACAAGCGCTACAAGGACGAGCTCGCGGAGCTGGAGAAGACCGCGGAGGACGCGAAAAAAGAAGCCGAGGAGCTCGGGGTCGAGGTCGGGGAGCTGGAGGCGAGCGCGGCGGGGCTGGGGCTGCGCATCTCCGAGGCCGAGAGCCAGATGGATGCCGCTCGCATCCGTCAGCAGCTCACGATGACCCAGGTGGAGCGCCTGGAGAGCCGGATCGCGCTGGCCGAGGAGCGCAAGACCAGCGCACGGCGGACACTGGAGTCGCTGGCCACCGACCTGGAGACCCTGGACTCGGACAAGCTCCGTCTGGCAACCGAGGCGGAGACGCTCAAGACCGAGGCCAAGACCGCCGAGGCGGGGCTTGCGGAGAAGACCAAGGTCCTCGCGGAGCACGAGGGGGTGGCGCGCGAGGCAGAGAAGGCACTGGGCGAGCTCTCCCGGATGCTGGCGGGCCAAGAGGCCGACTACCTGGCGCTCGCCCGCAAGCTCGCCGCCCAGAAAGCCGAGCGCGATAGCCTGCGCGAGCGAATCGCACGGCGCAAAGAGGAGATTGTCGAGGCCGAGGCGCGCGCCGCAACCCGCCAGGCCGAGGTCGAGGCCGCCCGCGCCGAGGCGGAGAAGCTTGGAGAGGCGCTTCTTGCGGCAAAAGTCGCCCAAGACGACGCCCGGCGCCAGCTCACCGACGAGCGCGAGCCCGCCGCGAAGAAAGCGGCCGAGGAAGTGGCCGCGCTGGGGGAGCGCCGTGCTAACCACGAGAAGAAGCTCGCTGGGCAGGAGTCCCGCCTCCGCGTGCTCGAAGAGACCGAGGCGATGCAGGAGGGCTACTTCGCCGGAGTCCGCGCCGCCCTCAATGCAGCGTCGGAGGGGAAGCTCAAGGGCGAGTTCACGCTCTTTGCCGACGCCATCAAGGTGCCGGAGGAGCTGGAGACGGCGATCGAGGTCGCGCTAGGCGGCAGTCTCCAGGACATTGTCACCGACACGGAGGCAAATGCCAAGGCGGCGATCCGGCACCTCAACGAGACCCGCGGCGGACGGGCGACCTTTCTGCCGCTCGATGCGCTCCGTGACCAGCAGATTCCCCAGTCGCTTCGTGCGGCGGCGCGTAAGTTCTCCGGCGTCCGTGGCTCCGCCGCCGATCTCGTGGCCTACGACGACAAGCTCGGGGCGGCGGTCCGGGTCCACCTTGCGCGTGTCTTGGTCGTGGACGATATCGACACGGCGACCCAGGTCTCCCGGCAGATCGAGCGAGACTGGGCGCGCATTGTGACCCTCACCGGCGAGCTGGTCGTTCCCACGGGCGCGATCACCGGCGGGCGCACGGGGCGGCAGGGGCCCAACCTGCTCTCCCGAAAGCGTGAGATCGCGGAGCTGCATCTCGCCGTGGACGCGGGGCGGCTGGAGACGGACCGCCTGCGGGAGCGCGAGACCGCCGCGCGCGCCGCTGCTGACACGGCCCGTCAAGCGGTGCGTGAGGCCGAGCAAGCCGTCCAGCGTGCACGGGAGGCCGTGCTGGATGCCGAGCGCCGCGTCCAGAGCAAGAACAACGAGGCCGAGCGGCTCCAGAAAGAAGCGCTCCAGCTCCAGACCCGCGCGGGGCAGCTCGTCAACTCCGGCGAGGCCGATGCGAGCCGGGAAGCCACCCTCTCCGCCGCCATCGAGGACGCCGACCGCACGGATGAGTCTGCCGTGGCGACGCGTGAAGAGCTCTCCCGCCGCCAGGCCGCGCTCACGGTACGCCGCGACGAAGCCCGCGACCAGGCCCGCACGATCGCCACCGAAGCAGCAAGCCTGCGAGAGCGCGTCGTCGGACTTACCCGCGACTCCAAGCGCGCCGAAGAGGGGGCCCTGCGTGCGACCATCACCGCCGACGAGCGCCGGCGCCGCGCCGCTGAGGCCGAGAACGTGATCGCTGTCGAGGAGGCGGAGGCCGTTCAGCGTGCTGCCGAACGCGAGGTGGCCCGAAAATCCCTGGAAGAGGCCGGGGCGGAGGTCGAGAAGTGGCGCGAGCGTCGGCAAGCGCTGGTCAATGAGAACTTCCAGCTCACCGAGCGCATCCGCCTGGTGCAGCGGACTATTGGGTTTGCCACCGAGCGCGGACAGCAAGCCCGCCTGCGCGCCGCCCGTGTCGAGACCCAGGCCGAGGCAGTGGGACAGCGCCTCCAGGACGAGTACGACCTCCACCCAGACTCCGCCGTGGCTCTTACCGGCGGCGCGCCTGTGGAGAAAGATGTCGCGCAGGAGATCGGCCGCCTGCGCCGGGAGATTCGCGCCCTGGGAACCGTCAACCTGGGGGCCGTCGAGGAGTACGAGCGGGTCTCGGAGCGCTACCGGTTCCTCACGGAGCAAAAAGCCGACCTGGAGAGCGCCAAAGCGAAGCTGCTCTCGACCATCACGGAGATCGACGACTCGACGCGTGGAGTCTTCGCCGAGACCTTCGATAAGGTTAATGTTGCGTTTCAGAAGTTCTTCACCCGGCTCTTTGGCGGTGGCTCGACCGACCTGGTGATGACCGACCCAAGCGATGTGCTGGAGACCGGAATCGAGATTCTGGCGCAGCCGCCGGGCAAGAAGCGCCAGAACCTCTCGCTCCTCTCCGGCGGCGAGCGTGCGCTCACGGCCACCGCGCTGCTCTTCGCCTTCCTCGAAGTGCGCCCCGCCCCATTCTGTGTCCTCGATGAAGTCGATGCGCCGCTCGATGGTGCCAATGTTGAGAAGTTTGCGGACCTCGTGGCGGAGTTTGGCCAAGAGAGCCAGTTTATTCTCATCACGCACAATGCCACGACGATGGAGGCCGCCCCGCTCTGGTACGGTGTCACGATGCAAGAGCCCGGGGTCAGCCGCGGCATCTCCATGCGCGTCCCCGAGTCCACACCTACTCCATCCGAGCCTGCTGAAGCACCACTAGAGTAG
- a CDS encoding NUDIX hydrolase — MEPPRHIVAVSGLVTDPLTEKVLLIRSPRRGWEFPGGQVEEGESLTDALVREVQEETGLTVDIRELVGVYSNTHSHIVMFGFLCEWLEGEPTTSPESLEVAWVERDRALERVTNPAIYDRLRDMLDFDGTVVYRAYVRTQETYLIQEEREL; from the coding sequence ATGGAACCACCCCGGCACATTGTCGCTGTCTCCGGCCTGGTCACCGATCCCCTGACGGAAAAAGTCCTGCTCATTCGTAGCCCCCGCCGTGGCTGGGAGTTTCCGGGCGGTCAAGTGGAAGAAGGGGAGAGCCTTACCGACGCACTGGTGCGCGAGGTTCAGGAAGAGACGGGCCTTACTGTCGATATCCGCGAGCTGGTCGGGGTCTACTCCAATACCCACTCGCATATCGTCATGTTTGGCTTTCTCTGTGAGTGGCTAGAAGGCGAGCCAACCACCAGCCCCGAGAGCTTGGAGGTCGCCTGGGTCGAGCGCGACAGAGCTCTGGAGCGTGTCACCAATCCCGCTATCTACGACCGGCTCCGCGACATGCTGGACTTTGACGGAACCGTCGTCTACCGGGCCTATGTGCGCACGCAAGAGACCTATTTGATTCAGGAGGAGCGGGAGCTGTGA
- a CDS encoding DUF1648 domain-containing protein, which yields MQQQQQEKRPLSWAQKTLLVLPALAAAHCAYYYSALPEKMASHFGPSGQADGWMSKTSFMIFYLALVSIFSLMWIGIGAILKKTPNDMINLPNKEYWLAPERWEQTIARLGHQMSVFGIATGAFLMAVMHSCFLANLSGGNQLGGLFFVYFIGFMLFTGIWTVQMLRESRLPEAP from the coding sequence ATGCAACAACAGCAACAAGAGAAGCGCCCCCTGAGCTGGGCACAGAAGACCCTTCTGGTACTCCCTGCGCTGGCCGCCGCGCACTGCGCCTACTACTACAGCGCCCTCCCCGAGAAGATGGCCTCGCACTTTGGGCCATCGGGACAGGCAGATGGCTGGATGAGCAAGACCAGCTTTATGATCTTCTACTTGGCCCTGGTGAGCATCTTCTCGCTGATGTGGATCGGGATAGGCGCCATCTTGAAGAAGACCCCCAACGACATGATCAACCTGCCCAATAAAGAGTACTGGCTCGCCCCCGAGCGGTGGGAGCAGACAATTGCACGCCTAGGGCACCAGATGTCGGTCTTTGGGATCGCCACCGGTGCGTTTCTGATGGCGGTGATGCACAGCTGCTTCCTGGCAAACCTCAGCGGCGGCAATCAGCTCGGGGGGCTGTTCTTTGTCTACTTTATCGGCTTTATGCTCTTCACCGGCATCTGGACCGTCCAGATGCTCCGCGAGAGCCGCTTGCCCGAGGCCCCCTGA
- a CDS encoding ThuA domain-containing protein, which translates to MIVTVWGENLHEQQHEAVQKVYPNGMHNAIAEGLRELLGEAATVRTATLDQPEHGLTDEILASTDVLTWWGHMGHDKVDDAVVTKVHQRVLEGMGLIVLHSGHFSKIFRKLMGTTCGLIWRDDDVERVWTVRPGHPITEGLPPVFTVPDTEMYGEFFDIPQPDELIFISSYGGGEVFRSGCCWSRGRGKVFYFSPGHETYPIYYQPEIRRVIANACKWAAPTTELGIRVCPHAPKGWFETNPNLGWEKKS; encoded by the coding sequence ATGATTGTAACGGTTTGGGGGGAGAACCTCCACGAGCAACAGCATGAGGCGGTGCAAAAGGTCTATCCTAACGGTATGCACAACGCCATCGCCGAGGGGCTACGAGAGCTCCTTGGGGAAGCCGCTACGGTGCGTACCGCGACCCTGGATCAGCCGGAGCATGGCCTGACCGATGAGATCTTGGCTAGCACCGATGTCCTGACCTGGTGGGGGCACATGGGCCATGACAAGGTAGACGATGCCGTTGTCACTAAGGTCCACCAGCGCGTGCTGGAGGGGATGGGGCTGATTGTCCTGCACTCGGGGCACTTCTCCAAGATCTTCCGCAAGCTCATGGGAACTACCTGCGGGCTGATCTGGCGTGACGACGATGTTGAGCGTGTCTGGACCGTGCGTCCGGGGCACCCGATCACCGAGGGTCTTCCTCCCGTCTTCACGGTCCCGGATACCGAGATGTACGGCGAGTTCTTTGATATTCCCCAGCCCGACGAGCTAATCTTTATCTCCAGCTACGGCGGCGGCGAGGTCTTTCGCTCGGGGTGCTGCTGGAGTCGAGGGCGCGGCAAGGTCTTCTACTTCTCGCCTGGCCACGAGACCTACCCGATCTACTACCAGCCAGAGATTCGGCGCGTGATCGCCAATGCTTGTAAGTGGGCCGCACCGACCACCGAGCTGGGAATCCGTGTCTGTCCCCACGCCCCCAAGGGCTGGTTTGAGACCAACCCCAATCTCGGCTGGGAGAAAAAGTCGTGA
- a CDS encoding PQQ-binding-like beta-propeller repeat protein yields MHQAKEAGLAFHAPPKPLAANAITHDWRDFLGPSHNAFATESPLRETPTLVWERIKGEGYASPCAVAGKVVVFHRVGEQETIECVAAETGKRLWKLAYAAPYSDRYGFSAGPRCQPISDGKFVYTYGVVGMLTCLSLATGQVVWKHDVAAEFKVPQNYFGVGATPLLEGNLLIVVVGKDSGPSVVAFDKTTGKQVWAAGKGWTAGYASPVAATVHGKRRIFAFLGGDSQPTQGGLLMLDAATGKVEASFPWRSRRYESVNASTPVVLGNQVFLSECYGMGGTLLDILPDGTLKPLWTNKRFGTHFMTAIHKDGYLYGIDGHGPQNAPLVCVELKTGKELWREEPEWEVAVGGKTLRLAPALASLIALKDRCLMLGEYGQLAWLDLNPKGYKELGRTTLFVARESWGTPALSRGLLFVCQNETGVDGSARRLLCFDLRGK; encoded by the coding sequence ATGCATCAAGCCAAAGAAGCTGGGCTGGCATTTCATGCACCCCCCAAGCCGCTCGCCGCAAACGCGATCACCCACGACTGGCGGGACTTTCTTGGCCCCAGCCACAACGCGTTTGCCACCGAGTCGCCGCTGCGGGAGACCCCCACACTGGTCTGGGAGCGGATAAAGGGGGAGGGCTACGCGTCGCCGTGTGCGGTGGCGGGGAAGGTAGTTGTCTTTCACCGGGTGGGGGAGCAAGAGACCATCGAGTGCGTCGCGGCGGAGACCGGAAAGCGGCTCTGGAAGCTTGCCTACGCCGCGCCCTACTCCGACCGCTATGGCTTCAGTGCGGGGCCGCGCTGCCAGCCGATCAGTGACGGGAAGTTTGTCTACACCTACGGGGTCGTGGGGATGCTGACCTGCCTCTCGCTGGCGACCGGGCAGGTGGTCTGGAAGCACGATGTCGCCGCTGAGTTCAAGGTGCCCCAGAACTACTTCGGGGTCGGGGCGACGCCGCTTTTAGAGGGCAATCTTCTGATTGTCGTCGTGGGAAAAGACTCCGGGCCGAGCGTGGTTGCTTTCGACAAGACCACGGGCAAGCAGGTCTGGGCGGCGGGTAAGGGCTGGACCGCGGGCTACGCCTCGCCGGTGGCCGCGACGGTCCACGGGAAGCGCCGAATTTTCGCCTTTCTCGGTGGCGATAGCCAGCCGACCCAGGGGGGACTGCTGATGCTCGACGCCGCCACAGGGAAAGTCGAGGCTAGCTTTCCCTGGCGCTCGCGCCGCTACGAGTCCGTGAACGCCTCGACACCGGTGGTGCTCGGCAACCAGGTCTTTCTCTCGGAGTGCTACGGTATGGGCGGGACCCTGCTCGATATCTTGCCCGATGGCACGCTCAAGCCGCTCTGGACCAACAAGCGCTTTGGTACCCACTTCATGACCGCGATCCACAAGGACGGCTACCTCTACGGAATCGACGGCCACGGGCCACAGAACGCGCCGCTGGTCTGTGTGGAGCTTAAGACCGGCAAGGAGCTCTGGCGTGAGGAGCCCGAGTGGGAGGTTGCGGTGGGGGGGAAGACCCTGCGGCTCGCCCCGGCGCTGGCGTCGCTGATCGCCCTCAAGGACCGCTGCCTGATGCTGGGCGAGTACGGCCAGCTGGCCTGGCTGGACCTGAACCCCAAGGGCTACAAGGAGCTGGGCCGCACGACTCTCTTTGTGGCGCGGGAGTCGTGGGGGACACCGGCGCTGAGCCGCGGCCTGCTCTTTGTCTGTCAGAACGAGACCGGAGTGGATGGCTCAGCACGCCGCCTGCTCTGCTTCGACCTGAGAGGGAAGTAG